From Anopheles funestus chromosome 3RL, idAnoFuneDA-416_04, whole genome shotgun sequence, a single genomic window includes:
- the LOC125771408 gene encoding 60S ribosomal protein L27 — MGKIMKTGKVVLVLGGRYAGRKAIIMKTFDDGTSDKQFGQALVAGIDRYPRRVKRTMSKDRIHKRCKIKPFIRMLNYNHLMPTRYSVPDVSLDSKYTAADMKDPAKRKKARHQIRCKFEERHKTGKNKWFFQKLRF; from the exons ATGGGTAAGATTATGAAAACTGGTAAGGTGGTACTCGTCCTTGGGGGACGGTACGCCGGTCGCAAGGCAATCATCATGAAGACGTTCGATGACGGTACATCGGACAAGCAGTTCGGCCAGGCTCTGGTTGCCGGCATCGACCGCTACCCACGGCGCGTGAAGCGAACGATGAGCAAGGATCGCATCCACAAGCGTTGCAAGATAAAGCCATTCATCAGG ATGCTGAACTACAACCATCTTATGCCGACACGTTACAGCGTGCCGGACGTGAGCCTGGATAGCAAATACACCGCGGCCGACATGAAGGATCCGGCCAAGCGGAAGAAGGCTCGCCACCAGATCCGTTGCAAGTTCGAGGAGCGACACAAGACCGGCAAGAACAAGTGGTTCTTCCAGAAGCTCCGTTTCTAA